A region of the Mycoplasma capricolum subsp. capricolum ATCC 27343 genome:
TTTGATAACCTTGTCTATTTTTTGCATAAATGCACAACTTATTTTCTTCAAGTTCTAATGTTAAACCAATTATTGGTTTTATATTATTATCAATAGCTTTTTTAAAAAATTCAGCTACTCCATACATAGTGTGAGTTTCATTATAAAAAGCATAACTAAAATTATTTTTTTTAATAAATTTAATATAACTATCAATAGTAATTAAAGATTCTAAAAAATTATATTCACTTTTAATAGTTAATAATGGTAAATAATTCATAATTACTCCTTATATTAATTTTAGTGAGTTTTTTATAGTTTTAAAATAATACTAGTTATAAGTTAAATTAAATCTAAAATTAATACTAAAACATTAAAATATACTATTAAAAATTATAAGTAAAGTGATATAATTTTAACACTGTAAAATAAAAAGAAATTTGTTATAAAAATGATTAAAAAAACAAAAATAAACTTACTAATTTTATCTACTTTTTCATCTATATTATCTTCATTTATATTTTTTAAAAATATTAGTAATTCTAGTTCGGATCAAATTACAAACTTTTATAAACAAAAACAAGATGAAATAGCTGAAATAAAAATTTCAAATAAACAAGATCTAGAATATTATTCTTTAAGAGATGAATATATTTTATTTAATCAATATCAAGTAAATACAGGATTATGTTGAGATTTTGCTTCAATTAAATCACTTGAAACTGCTTTAATGCTAGCAAATAATGAAATGTACGACTTTTCTGAAGCAAGCATAAGTGTTTTAAATGAGCATTGGGTTGCTGATGGTGGTTTTTTTAGAACATTTGATAATTTATTAAATAGAAATGGAATTGCTTTTGAATCTGACTTTAGATTTGGCGATCTTTACTATTTTCCAAATACTGGAATATATTATGATAAGTTATTAGATCTTTATAAAAGTAAATATATTACTAATTTATCTAATAAACTAGAAGCGTATAGTTTTTATAGATATAGTATTTTAGATAATCTTAAACAAATCAAAGAACATATTTCAAAACATTCTGCTTTATTTGTTGGTATTGATCATTGACAAGTAGTTAAAAACAAAGTTAACAAACAAGAAACTTTTCAAATTACTTCTGGATCAATGGGAGCTCATGCTGTTAGTATAATTGGTTGAGATGATAATTATATTAATGATGATAATTCTAAAGGTGCTTTTATAGTTTTAAATAGTGATGGATTTTATGATAATAATGATGGGGTTAATTATTTACCTTATAATTCCTCAACTATTTATTTAGACCTACAAGGTTATAAATTTATTGGTGATAAATTAATTAGTTCAAAAGGCATTAATTCTTCAATTAAAAACAAATATTTTAATTACTACAATACAAAATTAGAAAAAAAATATACAGAAACTAAACCATTAAATCAAAATGTTTTTAGTTGAGATGATCAAGTTGAAATTCAATATCAACTAAATGACCAGATTGCTGATTTTAAAAGAATACAAACTAATATTTTTTATGACAAACTAGATGTTTCAGATAAATTTGAAATTAAAAAAGTTGACAATAAAATCTTAATAAAAGCTAAACAAAGAATAAGACCAGGTAGTTATACAATCAATTTTAATTATAAGTATGTTTTAAAATCTGATCCTAATTACACTAAAATAGATAGCGATACTAGACAAATTTATGTTTTAGATGGTGCTGAAAGTGCTAAAGCAAATTCTTATTGGTATTTTTCAAATATAGCAAATAGAGTTCCGCATATTGTTTTTCACTCATCAAATAGTTATACATTAAATAATAAAATCCCAGTAATTTTAAATGATAGAAAAATATCTGAAGCATATTATTCTTTTATACCAAGTTATTTAAACTATACAAATAATGCTGAATATCGTGTTAATGAAAAACCAATTAGTTCATTTAAAACAGCTGATGCATTTAATTTAAACTTATTTGAAATTGATAAGCAAAACATTCAAACAATTAAACACAATAATCAAGAATATCAAATTTATAAAGACTATCAAATTAATGTTGATAAATATGTTAACAACAATAAAGTAAATACTAATAAGTATCAAGTTTATCAAATTAATGATTCTAAAAATTTTATTATTGCTCATGTATTTTATGATTTAAAAGATGCTGTTTTAGAAAACGAAATAAATGAAATATCTTTTCAAACTAATCAGAGTATTTTTAATAATTCATATAAAAGATATCTAGATGAACCTTATAAAAAGAATGCTAAATTTATTAAGTATCAATATGTAGATCAAAACGGAAACTATAAAGATTTACCTAAAGAAAATAATAAATATTATTTAAGCTATGATATTTTAAAAGAACTACAAACTCCTAAACATTTATTAAATTACATTGGTCATGAACAATATGATCATTCATACAATACACCAATAATTATTAAACCTGTTTTTTTAGAAGAAAAAGTTGAAGATTTAAAAATAGAGATTGTTGATAAAAAAGATGAGTTTTTAGCTACTACTAAATTAGATCCAAATGAATTTGAATTAAAAATTACAACAGATAATAAAAAAGAAATTTATATAACTCCTAGTAAAATTACTTATCAAAATCAAGATGATTGTTTAAGATCTAATCATAATCATCTATTTTTAGAATTTATTCATAATAACAAGACATATGAACATAAACTAGATATTAAAAAAGTTAAAAAAATGGTTTATGATGACTTGACACTAACTAATACTAATCTTGAGTTTAATAATAAATACCAACATCCTAGTTTTATTGATAATCTTGATACTTCAATTTTAAAAGCTACATATACTGATCAAAAAGATGTTGGAGAATATGAAATAAAATTAGAAATTATTAATCCAGATTATACTTTTAAAAATAATCAAAACTCAATCACTCATAAATGATCTATTTTAAAATCAGAAATTAAAGAAGCTAATTTTAAAAACACAGACATTAAAACTATTAATAGTTTAAATAAATTTACTAAATCTAATAAAACAATTATTTATTCAACTACTATTCCAATAGTTAGTATTTTAGTTTTACTTCTAATTGGTCTTTTAATAAAAAGTAAAAAATTTTATAAAAAATAAAAAAATCTAAGTTTGATTTAACCATATAAAAACCTCATTTTTTAGATTTTTAATCCAAAATGAGGTTTAGGAAAAAAGACTTAGATTTTTATTTTACTAAAATAACAAAATATTTTTTCTTACCTTTTTTAACTAACAAATATTTGTTTTGAATTAAATCAAAACTACTAATTACAAGATTCTCATCTTCAATAACTTGATTATTAATTAAAATCGCTTTATTTTTTAAAAATTCTCTAGCTTCTCTTTTTGAACTAGCAACCTTTAATTCAACTAAAGCATCAATTACTTTAGTATCTTTATTAATTTGAGTGTTTGGTAAAGAGTTTAAAGCCATTTTAAATAAATCATCTGTTAGTGAAAATAAATCACCACTAAAAAAAGCTTCTGTTAATTTTAAAGCTTTATCTAGTCCTTGTTGTTGATGAACAAATTTAGTCATTTCACTAGCTAAAGCTTTTTGAAGAAAATGTTTTGCGGGCTGTTGATTATGTTGTTTAATTAATTGTTCAATTTGATCTTTAGTTAGAAATGTTAAACATTTTAACAAATTAATAGAATCTTCATCAGTTTGATTAAATCAAAATTGATAAAATTCATATTCACTAGTTTTAGTTTTATCTAATCAAACAGCTCCAGATTCGGTTTTTCCAAATTTTTGACCATCAGATTTAGTTAATAAATTAATAGTCACTCCTGATGCTTTATTATTTTTATTAATAGTATCAGAAATAAAATCAATACCACTAGTAATATTTCCTCACTGATCAGATCCACCAATTTGCACACTACAATCATTATTTTTATATAAATAATAAAAATCAAATGCTTGTAACATAGTATAACAAAATTCAGTTACAGATAAACCTGTTTGAATTCTTGTAGCAATTGATTCTTTTGCTAATAAATAGCTTAGATTAAAATGTTTTCCTATATCTCTTAAAAAATCAATTAAACTAATGTCTTCTAGTCAATCACGATTATTTACAAAACTAACTGTGGGGATAATTTCTTTTAATTGTGTACTAATTTTATTAATATTATGATCTACTTGTTGTTTTGTTTGTAAGACTCTTTCACTAGCTTTAAATGATGGATCACCAATCATTCCTGTAGCTCCACCAATTAAAGCAATTGGTTTAAAACCTTGTAAAGCAAATCTTTTTAAAGTAATAATCATCATTAAATGACCAACATGTAAAGAATCTGCTGTTGGATCAAACCCACAATAAACTGCATCATTACTATTTTGAGCATCTAAAATTTTTTGTTCATTTGTAACTTGTTTAATTAATCCTCTTCATTTTAATTCTTCTAATATATTATTTTTCATAAATATCCTACTTATTTTTTTTTAATCTAAGATTTTCAATATTTTCTCTGCCAAATTTTGCTTGCTTTTGATTGTTAATTAAAACAGCATCACCTGTAAAATGAATATTTATTTTAGCTAAAGCAGATCCAACTCCATAAATATCTACTGGAACTTTGTTATTTTCAAATTCTTTAATTTTTTTTGCTGAAAAACCTGATGAAACAATAATTTTTGTATGATTACATCCAGCATTATCTAAAGCTTTTCTTACTTCTCTGACTAATTGTTCACTTACTCCATTCAAATCAGTTTGGTTTTCATATACTTTATTTTTAATAAAAAACTTATCAACTAAATTTTCAGAAGTATCTAATCTAACTGCATACAATTTATCTTT
Encoded here:
- a CDS encoding C1 family peptidase; the encoded protein is MIKKTKINLLILSTFSSILSSFIFFKNISNSSSDQITNFYKQKQDEIAEIKISNKQDLEYYSLRDEYILFNQYQVNTGLCWDFASIKSLETALMLANNEMYDFSEASISVLNEHWVADGGFFRTFDNLLNRNGIAFESDFRFGDLYYFPNTGIYYDKLLDLYKSKYITNLSNKLEAYSFYRYSILDNLKQIKEHISKHSALFVGIDHWQVVKNKVNKQETFQITSGSMGAHAVSIIGWDDNYINDDNSKGAFIVLNSDGFYDNNDGVNYLPYNSSTIYLDLQGYKFIGDKLISSKGINSSIKNKYFNYYNTKLEKKYTETKPLNQNVFSWDDQVEIQYQLNDQIADFKRIQTNIFYDKLDVSDKFEIKKVDNKILIKAKQRIRPGSYTINFNYKYVLKSDPNYTKIDSDTRQIYVLDGAESAKANSYWYFSNIANRVPHIVFHSSNSYTLNNKIPVILNDRKISEAYYSFIPSYLNYTNNAEYRVNEKPISSFKTADAFNLNLFEIDKQNIQTIKHNNQEYQIYKDYQINVDKYVNNNKVNTNKYQVYQINDSKNFIIAHVFYDLKDAVLENEINEISFQTNQSIFNNSYKRYLDEPYKKNAKFIKYQYVDQNGNYKDLPKENNKYYLSYDILKELQTPKHLLNYIGHEQYDHSYNTPIIIKPVFLEEKVEDLKIEIVDKKDEFLATTKLDPNEFELKITTDNKKEIYITPSKITYQNQDDCLRSNHNHLFLEFIHNNKTYEHKLDIKKVKKMVYDDLTLTNTNLEFNNKYQHPSFIDNLDTSILKATYTDQKDVGEYEIKLEIINPDYTFKNNQNSITHKWSILKSEIKEANFKNTDIKTINSLNKFTKSNKTIIYSTTIPIVSILVLLLIGLLIKSKKFYKK
- the tyrS gene encoding tyrosine--tRNA ligase — protein: MKNNILEELKWRGLIKQVTNEQKILDAQNSNDAVYCGFDPTADSLHVGHLMMIITLKRFALQGFKPIALIGGATGMIGDPSFKASERVLQTKQQVDHNINKISTQLKEIIPTVSFVNNRDWLEDISLIDFLRDIGKHFNLSYLLAKESIATRIQTGLSVTEFCYTMLQAFDFYYLYKNNDCSVQIGGSDQWGNITSGIDFISDTINKNNKASGVTINLLTKSDGQKFGKTESGAVWLDKTKTSEYEFYQFWFNQTDEDSINLLKCLTFLTKDQIEQLIKQHNQQPAKHFLQKALASEMTKFVHQQQGLDKALKLTEAFFSGDLFSLTDDLFKMALNSLPNTQINKDTKVIDALVELKVASSKREAREFLKNKAILINNQVIEDENLVISSFDLIQNKYLLVKKGKKKYFVILVK